In Candidatus Binatia bacterium, the sequence CTGCCGTAACCCGTGGAATCTGGAGCATTCCACCGGCGGATCGAGTGGCGGCTCGGCCGCGGCCGTGGCCGCGGGCATCGTCCCACTGGCACACGCCAACGACGGCGGCGGCTCCATCCGGATTCCCGCTGCCTGCTGTGGTCTGGTCGGACTCAAACCGACGCGGGCACGCAACCCGATGGGTCCGGACATCGGTGATTTTGCCAGCGGCCTCGCGGTGGAGCATGTCGTCAGCCGCAGCGTGCGCGACAGCGCCGCCGCACTCGACTGCACGCACGGCCCGGAGCCGGGCGACCCGTATTGTGCGCCGGTGGTCGCACGCCCGTTTCTCAGTGAGGCCCGCACGCCACCCAACCGCCTGCGCATCGCCTTCACGACACGGAACCTGATCGGGGTGCCACTGCACCCGGAATGTGTGGCCGCGGTGGAGGCCACCGCCAAGCTCCTCGAAGACCTCGGCCACATCGTCGAGGAAGCGGCGCCCAGCGTCGACATCAACATGTTGACCGGCGCGTTCATGGCGGTGTTCATGGCGGGCCACGCCTTTGCCATTGACGGGTTTGCCATGTTGAACGGACGCACACCCGCCGAGAAGGACTTCGAGGGACTCACCTGGACCCTGTACCAGCAGGGCAAGCAGCTCACGGCGTCACAGTATCTCATTTCCATCGCCATGCTGCAGATGTCGTCTCGGCAAATCGCCCGCTTCCATCAGACCTACGACTGCTGGCTCACCCCGACTTTGGGCACGCCACCGATCAAATTGGGCACCATCGACATCAACGAGCG encodes:
- a CDS encoding amidase family protein; amino-acid sequence: MPFAEYATYDGLGLAALVAKGAVTPTELVDEAIARIEKHNPKLNAVIYKIFEQARATAARQTAAGRAQTTGAFHGVPFLLKDILGNYEGVPTTAACRFMTGVPAAHDDTLVARFKTAGLIILGKTNAPECGILPTTEPALYGPCRNPWNLEHSTGGSSGGSAAAVAAGIVPLAHANDGGGSIRIPAACCGLVGLKPTRARNPMGPDIGDFASGLAVEHVVSRSVRDSAAALDCTHGPEPGDPYCAPVVARPFLSEARTPPNRLRIAFTTRNLIGVPLHPECVAAVEATAKLLEDLGHIVEEAAPSVDINMLTGAFMAVFMAGHAFAIDGFAMLNGRTPAEKDFEGLTWTLYQQGKQLTASQYLISIAMLQMSSRQIARFHQTYDCWLTPTLGTPPIKLGTIDINERDMMKAMAPVLDYVPFTPIQNATGQPAISLPLHWTSDGLPVGVMFTGRFGDEATLFRLAGQL